Proteins from one Actinomycetota bacterium genomic window:
- a CDS encoding V-type ATP synthase subunit A: protein MIEGTIVKVSGPVVNAEGMSGAKMYDITKVGDLGLIGEVVRLDGDVAIVQVYEDTSGLRVGEKVECTEEPLLIELGPGLLSSIYDGIQRRLVDIADDFGDFIVRGVTTVALPRDRTWTFQPMVEEGDEVAEGDIVGEVQETAHIAHRIMVPPGMSGKVAEVWEGEFTIDDVVVRLDGGGEIKLHQTWPARVPRPVKKKENPTVPFITGTRILDTFFPIAQGGYSIIPGGFGTGKTVTETTLAKWADADIVIYIGCGERGNEITEVLAEFPSLIDPKTGVPLMQRTILVANTSNMPVAAREASIYTGITLAEYYRDMGYNVALMADSTSRWGEALREVSGRLEEMPGEEGYPAYLATRLADFYERCGRAVCLGSDERIGSITAIGAVSPPGGDFSEPMTQNSLRITGAFWALDTSLAYRRHFPAISWIKSYTLYLDQIQEWYLKNVDEEWRALRDKAMSLLQKEVELQEIVQLVGPDALPDFAKAVLETTRMLREDFLQQFAFSDTDAFCSLRKQYLMLKVILTYYDCLEEVLVQGVPLRQATEHPIKNEIARMKEIPSEEAEEKISELVDRVQQELRSLSEW from the coding sequence ATGATCGAGGGAACGATTGTTAAGGTATCCGGGCCCGTGGTGAACGCCGAGGGCATGTCCGGCGCCAAGATGTACGATATCACCAAGGTGGGAGACCTCGGGCTCATCGGAGAAGTAGTGCGCCTGGACGGAGACGTGGCCATCGTACAGGTATACGAGGACACCTCGGGCCTGCGCGTGGGCGAGAAAGTTGAATGCACCGAGGAGCCCCTGCTCATCGAGCTGGGTCCCGGTCTGCTATCATCCATCTACGACGGTATCCAGCGGCGCCTCGTCGATATCGCCGACGATTTCGGCGACTTCATCGTGCGCGGCGTGACCACCGTGGCCCTTCCCCGGGACCGCACCTGGACCTTCCAGCCCATGGTCGAAGAGGGGGACGAGGTGGCAGAGGGCGATATCGTCGGCGAGGTACAGGAGACCGCGCACATCGCCCACCGCATCATGGTCCCGCCCGGCATGTCAGGCAAGGTCGCCGAGGTCTGGGAGGGCGAGTTCACCATCGATGACGTGGTCGTGCGGTTGGACGGGGGAGGGGAGATCAAGCTCCACCAGACCTGGCCCGCGCGCGTGCCGCGACCGGTAAAGAAGAAAGAGAACCCCACCGTCCCCTTTATCACCGGCACCCGCATCCTGGACACCTTCTTCCCCATCGCCCAGGGCGGCTACAGCATCATCCCGGGAGGCTTCGGGACCGGTAAGACGGTTACGGAGACCACCCTGGCCAAGTGGGCCGATGCCGATATCGTCATCTACATCGGCTGCGGGGAGCGGGGCAACGAGATCACCGAGGTGCTGGCGGAGTTCCCCAGCCTCATCGACCCCAAGACGGGGGTGCCGCTGATGCAGCGCACCATCCTCGTTGCCAACACCTCCAACATGCCCGTGGCCGCCCGGGAGGCCTCCATCTATACCGGGATCACCCTGGCGGAGTACTACCGCGACATGGGCTACAACGTCGCGCTCATGGCGGATTCCACCTCGCGGTGGGGAGAGGCCCTGCGCGAGGTGTCCGGCCGACTGGAGGAGATGCCCGGGGAGGAGGGGTACCCCGCGTACCTGGCCACGCGCCTGGCCGACTTCTACGAGCGCTGCGGGCGCGCGGTGTGCCTTGGCAGCGACGAGCGCATAGGCTCCATCACCGCCATCGGAGCGGTGTCTCCTCCCGGCGGGGATTTCTCCGAGCCCATGACCCAGAACTCCCTGCGCATCACCGGGGCTTTCTGGGCGCTGGACACCTCCCTGGCCTACCGCCGCCACTTCCCCGCCATCAGCTGGATCAAGAGCTACACCCTCTACCTCGACCAGATCCAGGAATGGTACCTGAAGAACGTGGACGAGGAATGGAGGGCCCTGCGCGATAAAGCCATGAGCCTGCTGCAGAAAGAGGTGGAACTGCAGGAGATCGTGCAGCTGGTGGGCCCTGACGCCCTGCCAGATTTCGCCAAGGCGGTGCTGGAGACCACGCGCATGCTGCGGGAGGACTTCCTGCAGCAGTTCGCCTTCTCCGATACCGACGCCTTCTGTTCGCTGCGCAAGCAGTACCTGATGCTCAAGGTAATCCTCACCTATTATGACTGCCTGGAGGAGGTGCTGGTGCAGGGAGTGCCGCTGCGCCAGGCCACGGAGCACCCCATCAAGAACGAGATCGCTCGCATGAAGGAGATCCCGTCCGAAGAGGCGGAGGAGAAGATATCCGAACTGGTGGATAGGGTCCAGCAGGAGCTCAGATCCCTGAGCGAATGGTAA
- a CDS encoding S8 family serine peptidase: MVRGGVKETLPNLFAVVTMAFILCFVSVPAEAGADPGGRTGASPKDFLAAHLDNGHYPPGSYLPGEVVVVLEDPSLAGLGGLMAEFGTLLAPDAGEALSVFAASPQKRVVKLRLQAGVDELDTARRLLASPAVRTAEPNIIFKADTTVPNDTFYGQQWNLQGAYGVGADEVWDLQRGSAGLTLAVVDTGLDYNHEDLLGRRSGGWDYYNGDADPWDDNGHGTMVTGMACANTDNGTGMSGLDWQARVMPLKALGAEGEGYLDTVVSSIYHAANNGAEVINMSLTSPTYSQALEDAVDYASSLGCVMVAAAGNEGTSRLNYPAALTGVIGVGSTDEKGNRSWFSNYNPSVDLVAPGERIVGTSPNGAYALGSGTSEATPHVSAAALLLLAEHPGSAPREVWRMLKDSARDLGSPGYDEQFGWGLLDIYGALKVPLVTVTSPQDFAYPAAGKVSATATSTNSSIKYLELWLDEELVESYTAPAPTGSLNHQFTAWDLSQLAEGTHGITVKAVDSSGSWEGEHTITVYRNQSQPRPATDWYLAEGTTAYGFEEYVLVQNPNGAAAAVQVTFMKPGGETQQYGYTMAGDSRMTIMVNSLVAAGDVSTYLHADRPVVVERAMYWGGRTGGHTAVGANAPDNDWYLAEGTTAYGFEEYVLVQNPNPSTAAVSATFMKPGGETQRFDFSMPGNSRQTLFVNGLVPASDVSTHIHSDQPVVAERAMYWGGKDGGHATLGVTAGCSTWFLAEGTTAWGFEEYVLVQNPNPTATSVTFTFLKQGGSQVRAVYTVGAQSRFTLDVAGVVDGNDVSTSVWADQPVIVERAMYWPRDARSRAEGHCSTGSVTAARTWYLAEGSTGWGFEEYVLLANPTDSVAHATLVFMRTDGSTMSYTVNLGAFSRNTVYANAVDPGRDASIRVVSDVPLVVERAMYWSGMEGGTNALGVLQP; encoded by the coding sequence ATGGTGCGCGGCGGCGTCAAGGAGACACTCCCCAACCTATTTGCGGTCGTCACCATGGCTTTCATCCTCTGTTTCGTGTCCGTACCGGCGGAGGCCGGTGCCGATCCCGGAGGCCGCACGGGCGCATCGCCCAAGGACTTCCTCGCCGCGCATCTGGATAACGGGCATTACCCGCCGGGCAGCTATCTTCCCGGGGAAGTGGTGGTGGTACTGGAGGACCCGTCCCTGGCAGGCCTGGGCGGTCTTATGGCGGAGTTCGGGACCTTGCTCGCCCCGGATGCCGGCGAGGCCTTATCGGTTTTCGCCGCTTCCCCGCAGAAGAGGGTGGTCAAACTGCGGCTGCAGGCCGGGGTGGACGAACTGGATACGGCGCGACGGCTCCTGGCATCCCCGGCCGTCAGGACCGCCGAGCCCAACATTATATTCAAGGCCGACACCACGGTCCCCAACGACACCTTCTATGGCCAGCAGTGGAACCTCCAGGGGGCATACGGTGTGGGAGCGGATGAGGTATGGGACCTGCAACGGGGCTCCGCCGGCCTGACCCTGGCGGTAGTGGATACGGGCCTCGATTACAACCACGAGGACCTGCTGGGGCGGCGCAGCGGCGGCTGGGATTACTACAACGGCGACGCCGACCCCTGGGACGACAACGGGCACGGCACCATGGTGACGGGGATGGCCTGCGCCAACACGGACAACGGCACGGGCATGTCTGGCCTGGACTGGCAGGCCAGGGTGATGCCGCTCAAGGCCCTGGGCGCGGAGGGCGAGGGTTACCTGGACACCGTGGTCAGCTCCATCTATCATGCCGCCAACAACGGGGCGGAAGTGATCAACATGAGTTTGACTTCTCCCACCTATTCCCAGGCGCTGGAGGACGCCGTCGATTACGCCTCTTCCCTGGGTTGTGTGATGGTGGCAGCGGCTGGGAACGAGGGCACCAGCCGGCTCAATTATCCCGCCGCCCTCACCGGCGTCATCGGGGTCGGTTCCACCGACGAGAAAGGCAACCGCTCGTGGTTCTCGAACTACAACCCCTCCGTCGACCTGGTGGCGCCGGGGGAGAGGATCGTCGGCACCAGTCCCAACGGCGCCTACGCCCTGGGATCGGGGACGTCGGAGGCCACTCCCCACGTGTCCGCGGCCGCCCTGCTCCTGCTGGCGGAACACCCCGGTTCCGCGCCCAGGGAGGTGTGGCGTATGCTCAAGGACAGCGCCAGGGACCTCGGCAGCCCCGGGTACGATGAGCAGTTCGGCTGGGGCCTGCTGGACATATACGGCGCCTTGAAGGTCCCGCTGGTAACGGTGACCTCGCCCCAGGACTTCGCCTACCCCGCTGCGGGAAAGGTGTCCGCCACGGCTACCAGCACCAACTCCTCCATCAAGTACCTGGAGTTGTGGCTGGACGAAGAGCTGGTCGAGTCCTATACGGCTCCCGCGCCCACGGGCAGCCTGAACCACCAGTTCACCGCCTGGGACTTGAGCCAGCTGGCCGAGGGGACGCACGGCATAACCGTGAAGGCGGTGGATTCCAGCGGGTCCTGGGAGGGCGAGCATACCATCACCGTCTACCGTAACCAGAGCCAGCCCCGTCCCGCTACCGACTGGTACCTGGCCGAGGGCACCACGGCCTACGGTTTCGAGGAATACGTGCTGGTGCAGAACCCCAACGGCGCGGCGGCCGCGGTCCAGGTGACCTTCATGAAGCCGGGCGGCGAGACCCAGCAATACGGCTACACCATGGCCGGCGATTCGCGTATGACCATCATGGTCAATTCCCTCGTTGCGGCGGGCGACGTGTCCACCTACCTGCACGCCGACCGACCGGTGGTGGTCGAGCGGGCCATGTACTGGGGGGGCAGGACCGGAGGGCATACCGCGGTGGGGGCTAATGCGCCGGACAACGACTGGTACCTGGCCGAGGGCACCACCGCCTACGGCTTCGAGGAATACGTTCTGGTACAGAACCCCAACCCCTCTACGGCCGCGGTGAGCGCGACCTTCATGAAGCCGGGCGGCGAGACCCAGCGGTTCGATTTCTCCATGCCCGGAAATTCGCGCCAGACCCTGTTCGTGAACGGGCTCGTGCCCGCGAGCGACGTCTCCACCCATATCCATTCCGACCAGCCCGTGGTGGCGGAAAGGGCGATGTACTGGGGCGGAAAGGACGGCGGCCATGCCACCCTGGGAGTCACCGCCGGCTGCTCCACCTGGTTCCTGGCCGAGGGCACGACCGCGTGGGGTTTTGAGGAATACGTGCTGGTGCAGAACCCCAATCCCACCGCGACCAGCGTCACCTTCACTTTTCTGAAGCAGGGGGGAAGCCAGGTGAGGGCGGTGTACACGGTGGGGGCCCAGTCGCGCTTCACCCTGGACGTGGCCGGGGTCGTTGACGGGAACGACGTCTCCACTTCCGTGTGGGCGGACCAGCCGGTGATCGTGGAGCGGGCCATGTACTGGCCCCGGGATGCGCGCTCCCGTGCGGAGGGGCACTGCAGCACGGGTTCGGTGACCGCGGCGCGGACCTGGTACCTGGCCGAGGGATCGACCGGCTGGGGATTCGAGGAATACGTACTGCTGGCTAACCCGACCGATAGCGTGGCCCACGCCACCCTGGTGTTCATGCGCACGGACGGCAGCACCATGAGCTACACGGTCAACCTGGGCGCCTTCTCGCGCAACACCGTCTACGCCAACGCGGTGGACCCGGGCCGCGATGCCTCCATCAGGGTCGTCTCGGATGTCCCCCTTGTGGTGGAGCGGGCGATGTACTGGTCCGGCATGGAGGGCGGTACCAATGCCCTGGGGGTCCTCCAGCCCTGA
- a CDS encoding V-type ATP synthase subunit F, producing the protein MYKAIVVTDPETADGFRLAGVSVVEAENADEAREKIKLLLDDPNAGILAVNEHFYDNIDEKTQEKIDSIYRPIVIPLPIKESVEMAGERRAYLARLIHRAIGFDITLRGGGGD; encoded by the coding sequence TTGTATAAGGCGATAGTGGTTACCGACCCGGAGACGGCGGACGGTTTTCGCCTGGCCGGCGTGAGCGTGGTCGAGGCCGAGAACGCCGACGAGGCGAGGGAGAAGATAAAGCTCCTGCTGGATGACCCCAACGCCGGCATCCTGGCCGTCAACGAGCATTTCTACGACAACATCGACGAGAAGACCCAGGAGAAGATAGACAGTATCTACCGGCCCATCGTTATCCCCCTGCCCATCAAGGAGTCGGTAGAGATGGCGGGGGAGCGGCGGGCTTACCTGGCCCGCCTCATCCACCGCGCCATCGGGTTCGACATCACCCTGCGCGGGGGCGGGGGAGACTAG
- a CDS encoding ATPase: MELGLIAIGAALAIGLAALATGWSQSKIGAAMAGALAEKPELAGNAIIMIAIPETMVVLGFVISFLITGLKPE, translated from the coding sequence TTGGAACTTGGACTCATCGCCATCGGGGCAGCCTTGGCCATCGGCCTGGCCGCTCTGGCGACCGGGTGGTCGCAGTCTAAGATCGGGGCCGCCATGGCGGGAGCCCTAGCCGAGAAGCCGGAGCTCGCGGGGAACGCCATCATCATGATCGCCATCCCCGAGACAATGGTCGTGCTGGGATTCGTTATTTCCTTCTTGATCACCGGGTTAAAGCCCGAATGA
- a CDS encoding V-type ATP synthase subunit B yields the protein MSNERVTLATMEYRTVGEVAGPLLFVSKVKGASYNEMVEIRSADGSVKYGQVIELSGELAVVQVFGPTAGLDVDKTNVRFRGEVAKMPCSVNLLGRVLNGMGQPIDGGPEVFPEEEREITGSPINPWSREEPRDFIQTGISAIDGLNTLVRGQKLPIFSGAGLPGNELAAQIVKNAKIVGGEEFAIVFAAMGITRREASFFQESFARSGALERVVFFMNLADDPTVERLQTPRCALTVAEFLAFEHDMQVLVILTDMTNYCEALREISTAREEVPGRRGYPGYMYTDLASIYERAGRIKGKPGSVTQVPILAMPDDDITHPIPDLTGYITEGQIVLSRTLHRRGIFPCIDVLPCLSRLMNLGIGEGRTRGDHRGVADQLYAYYAEGVDLRRLVAIVGEEALTDTDRMALKFADAFEQNYLDQKDENRELDQTLELGWKLISMMPKDSIKRIKTEYIEKNFNPEMAEEFATTES from the coding sequence ATGTCGAACGAAAGAGTAACCCTGGCCACGATGGAGTACCGCACGGTGGGAGAGGTCGCAGGTCCCCTGCTCTTCGTGAGCAAGGTCAAAGGCGCTTCCTACAACGAGATGGTGGAGATCCGCTCTGCCGACGGCTCGGTCAAATACGGCCAGGTCATCGAGCTCTCGGGCGAGCTTGCCGTGGTGCAGGTATTCGGCCCCACGGCGGGGCTGGACGTGGATAAGACCAACGTGCGCTTCCGCGGGGAAGTGGCCAAGATGCCCTGCTCGGTCAACCTCCTGGGTCGCGTCCTCAACGGCATGGGTCAGCCCATCGACGGGGGACCCGAGGTCTTCCCGGAGGAGGAGAGGGAGATAACCGGCTCGCCCATCAACCCCTGGAGCCGCGAGGAACCCCGCGACTTCATCCAGACCGGTATCTCCGCCATCGACGGCCTGAACACCCTGGTGCGCGGACAGAAGCTCCCCATCTTCTCGGGTGCCGGCCTTCCCGGTAACGAGCTGGCGGCGCAGATCGTGAAGAACGCCAAGATCGTGGGGGGAGAGGAATTCGCCATCGTCTTCGCGGCCATGGGCATCACCCGCCGCGAGGCCTCCTTCTTCCAGGAGAGCTTCGCGCGTTCCGGCGCCCTGGAGCGGGTGGTCTTCTTTATGAATTTGGCCGACGACCCCACGGTGGAGAGGCTGCAGACCCCGCGCTGCGCCCTGACCGTGGCCGAGTTCCTGGCCTTCGAACACGACATGCAGGTGCTGGTGATCCTCACCGACATGACCAATTACTGCGAGGCCCTGCGCGAGATCTCCACCGCGCGCGAGGAGGTGCCCGGACGGCGCGGTTATCCAGGGTACATGTACACCGACCTGGCCTCGATATACGAGCGCGCGGGACGCATCAAGGGCAAGCCCGGCTCGGTGACCCAGGTGCCCATCCTGGCCATGCCCGACGACGACATCACCCACCCCATCCCCGACCTTACCGGATATATCACCGAGGGGCAGATCGTGCTCTCTCGTACCCTGCACCGCCGGGGCATCTTCCCCTGCATCGACGTGCTGCCCTGCCTCTCACGCCTCATGAACCTGGGTATCGGAGAGGGGCGCACGCGGGGAGACCACCGCGGCGTCGCCGACCAACTCTACGCCTACTACGCTGAGGGGGTCGACCTGCGCCGCCTGGTGGCCATCGTGGGCGAGGAGGCCCTCACGGACACCGACCGCATGGCCCTGAAATTCGCGGACGCCTTCGAGCAGAACTACCTGGACCAGAAGGACGAGAACCGCGAGCTGGACCAGACGCTGGAGCTGGGCTGGAAGCTCATCAGCATGATGCCCAAGGACTCCATCAAGCGTATCAAGACGGAATACATAGAGAAGAACTTCAACCCGGAGATGGCGGAGGAGTTCGCGACGACCGAGAGCTGA
- a CDS encoding V-type ATPase subunit: protein MVQVPLKDYSYANARVRAMNARLLDLSVYKDLLDAPDYNRAIAVLEDTEYGEDIEHFMMEGARPTTMDRAFNRNLIRNFSQIKDFFMGKPEEMVNALLSRWDLYNLKTVLRGIRALIPKAEIVRNLIPIGSLDQVTLEEIASQPDLRAALDAIVMFSPQWDIHYGMAVSANLAEFLREHDLSILELGMDGYHYEQVIGMLGGGDANTRLVREVVTMEVDSINIATLMRICGLELTGARAEDYFIPGGTIATAKEFARIMELRQPEQVYEALCRKTPYRKALEAAWNSFDERGESAFEDEMEKHIIETCLKMSKDPLGIGVIVEYMWKKYLEITNLRIILRGKSIGLIESQIRKELFMWDAEAREK from the coding sequence ATGGTTCAGGTCCCGCTGAAGGATTACAGCTACGCCAATGCCAGGGTGCGGGCGATGAACGCCCGCCTCCTCGACCTGAGCGTGTACAAGGACCTGCTCGATGCGCCCGATTACAACCGGGCCATCGCCGTGCTGGAGGATACCGAATACGGCGAGGACATCGAGCATTTCATGATGGAGGGCGCACGGCCCACCACCATGGACCGCGCTTTCAACCGCAACCTCATCCGTAACTTCAGCCAAATCAAGGACTTTTTCATGGGCAAGCCCGAGGAGATGGTCAACGCCCTGCTCTCACGCTGGGACCTCTACAACCTGAAGACGGTGCTGCGGGGGATACGCGCGCTCATCCCCAAGGCGGAGATAGTGCGTAACCTGATCCCCATAGGCTCCCTGGACCAGGTGACCCTGGAGGAGATCGCGAGCCAGCCGGACCTGCGCGCCGCCCTGGACGCCATCGTCATGTTCAGCCCGCAGTGGGATATCCACTACGGTATGGCCGTCAGCGCGAACCTCGCCGAGTTCCTCCGCGAGCACGACCTCTCCATCCTGGAGCTGGGTATGGACGGATACCACTACGAACAGGTGATCGGGATGCTGGGGGGCGGGGACGCCAACACCAGGCTGGTGCGCGAGGTAGTGACCATGGAGGTCGATTCCATCAACATCGCCACCCTCATGCGCATCTGCGGCCTGGAGCTCACGGGCGCCAGGGCGGAGGACTATTTCATCCCGGGCGGGACCATCGCCACCGCGAAGGAGTTCGCCCGCATCATGGAACTCAGACAGCCGGAGCAGGTCTACGAGGCCCTGTGCAGGAAGACCCCGTACCGCAAGGCCCTGGAAGCGGCATGGAACAGCTTCGACGAGCGCGGAGAGAGCGCCTTCGAGGACGAGATGGAGAAGCACATCATCGAGACCTGCCTCAAGATGTCCAAGGACCCCCTGGGCATAGGGGTTATCGTTGAATACATGTGGAAGAAATACCTGGAGATAACCAACCTGCGCATCATACTGCGCGGCAAGAGCATCGGGCTCATCGAGTCCCAGATCCGCAAAGAGCTCTTCATGTGGGATGCCGAGGCGCGGGAGAAGTAA
- the murA gene encoding UDP-N-acetylglucosamine 1-carboxyvinyltransferase — protein sequence MEKSKFIIEGGTPLRGEARVGGAKNSVLKLMAASLLTPEDCFIRNVPHISDVRIMVEVLRRLGVEVEWEDGGLRIRSGEFASREASYELVRRMRASIVVLGPLVARWGEASVAIPGGCNIGSRKIDMHLKGLAELGAEISSEHGYVHARASRLKGTHIILDFPSVGATENLVMAAVGAEGRTTIENAAREPEIQDLVAFLVSMGAEIEGAGTPVIEVTGPCELRGTEHRAIGDRIEAGTLAIAAAVTAGDVTITGIDPACLGLPLEKLREVGVEIEEGEGKLQVRGGSAYGPADLATLPFPGFPTDLQPQMMVLLSLAAGTSVITENVFESRFMFVDELNRMGCDINIEGHHAIVKGVGALSGAEVCAPDLRAGAALVLAGLAAEGETHLLDVFHVDRGYEDLEKKLSSLGARITRAGIEDGNGGEYM from the coding sequence ATGGAAAAGAGCAAGTTCATCATAGAGGGAGGTACGCCCCTGCGGGGCGAGGCGAGGGTCGGAGGGGCCAAGAACTCCGTGCTCAAACTCATGGCCGCCAGCCTGCTCACCCCCGAGGACTGCTTCATCCGCAACGTGCCCCACATCAGCGACGTGAGGATAATGGTCGAGGTGTTGCGGCGCCTGGGTGTGGAGGTGGAGTGGGAGGACGGCGGCCTGCGTATACGCTCCGGGGAGTTCGCGTCGCGCGAGGCCTCGTACGAGCTGGTGAGGCGCATGCGCGCATCCATCGTCGTGCTGGGTCCGCTGGTCGCACGCTGGGGGGAGGCATCGGTAGCCATCCCCGGGGGCTGCAATATCGGTTCGCGCAAGATAGACATGCACTTGAAGGGGCTCGCTGAACTCGGGGCGGAGATTAGCAGCGAACACGGTTACGTGCACGCACGGGCTTCCCGTCTCAAAGGGACGCATATCATACTAGATTTTCCCAGCGTGGGCGCGACAGAGAACCTGGTCATGGCCGCCGTGGGCGCGGAGGGCCGCACCACCATCGAGAACGCCGCCCGCGAACCTGAGATCCAGGACCTGGTGGCGTTCCTGGTTTCCATGGGCGCGGAGATTGAGGGCGCGGGCACACCGGTCATAGAGGTCACCGGGCCATGTGAGCTCAGGGGGACCGAGCACCGTGCCATAGGGGACCGTATCGAGGCGGGCACCCTGGCTATCGCCGCCGCGGTCACCGCCGGGGATGTGACCATCACCGGAATAGACCCCGCCTGCCTGGGGCTCCCCCTGGAGAAGCTGCGTGAAGTCGGCGTGGAGATCGAGGAGGGAGAGGGGAAGCTGCAGGTGCGCGGAGGGAGCGCATACGGGCCGGCGGACCTGGCGACCCTGCCCTTTCCAGGCTTCCCCACCGACCTGCAGCCGCAGATGATGGTCCTCCTCAGCCTTGCCGCGGGAACCAGCGTGATCACCGAGAACGTCTTTGAGAGCAGGTTCATGTTTGTAGACGAGTTGAACCGCATGGGTTGTGATATAAATATCGAGGGCCACCACGCCATCGTGAAGGGGGTGGGGGCCTTGAGCGGCGCCGAGGTCTGTGCGCCCGACCTGCGCGCCGGCGCGGCACTGGTCCTGGCCGGCCTGGCGGCGGAAGGCGAGACGCACCTCCTGGACGTCTTCCACGTCGACCGGGGTTACGAGGACCTGGAGAAGAAGCTCTCAAGCCTCGGAGCGAGGATCACCCGCGCCGGTATCGAGGACGGCAACGGCGGCGAATACATGTGA
- a CDS encoding V-type ATP synthase subunit D, with product MEQVHPTRSELLKRKANRALADQGMNLLKRKRDALLAEFMPIIDETMRLSLRLERVTSDAQYDLAMAKAKDGGPRVRSASYASQGDVLVDITGTHVMGVPIPVIRKGQSSMRNVLKRGYSITGVSSRVDAAAEKFEEIIDVIIESADIETRLRRLGEELRKTNRRVNALENIVIPDYDEQIKFIQMSLEERAREDIFRLKKVKKALERKEVERMERLRS from the coding sequence ATGGAACAGGTCCACCCGACCCGGAGCGAGCTCCTGAAGCGCAAGGCCAACCGCGCCCTGGCCGACCAGGGCATGAACCTGCTTAAGCGCAAGCGGGACGCCCTGCTGGCGGAGTTCATGCCCATCATCGACGAGACCATGCGCCTGTCGCTGCGCCTGGAGCGGGTGACCTCCGACGCCCAGTACGACCTGGCCATGGCCAAGGCCAAGGACGGGGGGCCCAGGGTGCGCTCGGCTTCCTACGCCTCCCAGGGCGACGTGCTGGTGGACATCACCGGTACCCATGTCATGGGGGTGCCCATCCCGGTCATCCGCAAGGGCCAGAGCAGCATGCGCAACGTGCTCAAGCGCGGCTACAGCATCACCGGCGTCTCCAGCCGGGTGGACGCGGCGGCGGAGAAGTTCGAGGAGATCATCGACGTCATCATCGAATCCGCCGATATCGAGACGCGCCTGCGCCGCCTGGGAGAGGAACTGCGCAAGACCAACCGCCGCGTCAACGCCCTCGAGAACATCGTCATCCCCGATTACGACGAGCAGATAAAGTTCATCCAGATGAGCCTCGAGGAACGCGCGCGCGAGGACATCTTCCGCCTCAAGAAGGTCAAGAAGGCCCTGGAGCGCAAGGAAGTCGAGCGCATGGAGCGCCTCCGCTCATAG
- a CDS encoding V-type ATP synthase subunit E produces MSIEDILQALDDQCRQECQEIFSRAEAEAKQILDRAQAEADAIRQARLDKVKAEARSETTSMLYTARLKSKNTVISTKEQIAEKALASAEEELHGLRSRQDYPSILEDMIKEGLVRISGKVIVHVDPADAEVAEAVMKRLALDHELLLDIQSAGGAVISDADGRVRIVNTVEERLNRAREKLRMHVSGILFEEEVGAAVGGG; encoded by the coding sequence ATGTCTATAGAGGACATCCTGCAGGCGCTTGACGACCAGTGCCGCCAGGAATGCCAGGAGATCTTCAGCCGGGCGGAAGCGGAGGCGAAGCAGATCCTGGACAGGGCGCAGGCGGAGGCCGATGCCATCCGGCAGGCGCGGCTCGACAAGGTCAAGGCGGAGGCACGGAGCGAGACGACCTCCATGCTCTATACCGCCCGCCTAAAGTCCAAGAACACGGTCATCTCCACCAAGGAGCAGATCGCGGAGAAAGCCCTGGCGTCCGCCGAGGAAGAGCTGCACGGTTTGAGGTCACGCCAGGACTATCCGTCCATCCTCGAGGATATGATCAAGGAAGGCCTGGTCCGCATCAGCGGCAAGGTGATAGTGCATGTCGATCCGGCCGACGCGGAGGTGGCGGAAGCCGTGATGAAGAGACTCGCGTTAGACCACGAGCTGCTCTTGGACATCCAGTCCGCCGGTGGAGCGGTGATCTCCGACGCGGACGGCAGGGTAAGGATCGTCAATACCGTAGAGGAGAGGTTGAACCGGGCGCGGGAGAAATTACGCATGCATGTGTCGGGGATCCTCTTCGAGGAGGAGGTCGGGGCCGCGGTGGGAGGGGGTTAA